A genomic segment from Luteibacter aegosomatis encodes:
- a CDS encoding MarR family winged helix-turn-helix transcriptional regulator gives MSKKALPPGLEAPRTLDGQLCFALYSANLAMGKLYRQLLAKLDLTYPQYLVMLVLWEGDGMTVSDLGERLFLDSATLTPLLKRLQAAGLVQRTRGTRDERQVIVTLTDKGRALRDEASHVPMDVFCATGCEVDQLVGLKAQLETLRSGLIANNEG, from the coding sequence ATGAGCAAGAAAGCCCTCCCGCCCGGCCTCGAAGCGCCCCGCACCCTCGACGGGCAGCTGTGCTTCGCCCTGTATTCGGCCAATCTGGCGATGGGCAAGCTCTACCGCCAGCTGCTGGCGAAGCTCGACCTCACCTATCCGCAATACCTGGTGATGCTCGTGCTGTGGGAGGGCGACGGCATGACGGTATCCGACCTGGGCGAGCGGTTGTTCCTGGACTCGGCCACCCTCACGCCGTTGCTCAAGCGCCTGCAGGCGGCCGGTCTCGTGCAGCGCACGCGGGGTACGCGCGACGAGCGCCAGGTGATCGTCACGTTGACCGACAAGGGCAGGGCGCTGCGCGACGAAGCGAGCCATGTCCCCATGGACGTCTTCTGCGCCACGGGGTGCGAGGTCGACCAGTTGGTGGGCCTCAAGGCCCAACTGGAAACGCTTCGCTCGGGCCTTATCGCCAACAACGAGGGTTAG
- the secE gene encoding preprotein translocase subunit SecE has protein sequence MNTKAQEAAKGVGPADIGKLALALVVLAAGIAGFYYFSDNPSVPSFVRVIGVIVAVVAALAIGSFTVPGRKLRGFVAESQFELRKVVWPTRDETLKTTGIIIVVVIILSLLMGLIDWLLKTIVLDWLLKLGH, from the coding sequence ATGAACACGAAGGCACAAGAAGCAGCCAAGGGTGTGGGCCCGGCCGATATCGGCAAGCTGGCGCTTGCGCTGGTCGTGCTCGCCGCCGGTATCGCCGGCTTCTACTATTTCTCCGATAACCCGTCCGTGCCGTCCTTCGTGCGCGTGATCGGGGTGATCGTCGCCGTTGTCGCCGCCCTGGCGATCGGTTCCTTCACGGTCCCGGGCCGTAAGCTGCGCGGCTTCGTCGCCGAGTCGCAGTTCGAGTTGCGCAAGGTCGTCTGGCCGACGCGCGACGAAACGCTGAAGACCACGGGTATCATTATCGTGGTCGTCATCATTCTTTCGCTGCTGATGGGCTTGATCGACTGGTTGTTGAAGACGATCGTGCTCGATTGGCTGCTCAAGCTCGGACATTGA
- a CDS encoding SpoIIE family protein phosphatase, whose protein sequence is MVLRSVASRLALGVLAGSAIVLIVTGGLMLSHTREQMLEQTRHEAAAIAASASARIQGRIDGVARVARVLAGQLGTRREQAATLLHDALAVNPEIVAIGSAFIPRDTGAPKDDDAPVARRSPGGRIAMESHRADPEPYWTAPWFVRGLNCDAGCWQPPFRTATRPDTQVGYTIAIPGRSVPVQGVVEATISLEWLQALLGSLDKPAHASAFVLDSDGEFLAHDWLSYVGTRGSRPLLSAVAQGRTPVRITPQEGGRVSEPVWVYFVPIRGTRWTIGLTMPEREVLADLRRTYLVDLVLGMLALIGVSLIALTITRRLMAPLTVLADRAENVSRGDLDFVLPDVRRDDEVGRLTRAFDQMRHQLSGHIDSAKRVAREQERIASELEIARQIQLALLPAPHWLDGDGRIELHATLRPASAVGGDLYTYFALGARHVCVMVGDVSDKGIPAALFMARTVTLARTLATHARSPSDILEALNRELCKGNDTCMFVTLLCGVVETGTGLLTLASAGHEQPVLHAGGSALLVDVETGPALGLDPEARYPVRVLSLLGGDTLLMYTDGVSEAHAGNQRLFGTDALLESVSRVDGDATPETYVERVLRDVDAYVEGAVAYDDIALLALTWHEGRTEGVRIDAIAHS, encoded by the coding sequence ATGGTCCTGCGCAGTGTCGCCTCGCGGCTCGCCCTGGGAGTACTCGCCGGCTCGGCGATCGTGCTGATCGTGACCGGCGGCCTGATGCTTTCGCACACCCGGGAGCAGATGCTCGAACAGACCCGCCACGAAGCGGCCGCCATCGCCGCCTCCGCCTCGGCGCGCATCCAGGGTCGCATCGACGGCGTGGCGCGCGTGGCCCGGGTACTCGCCGGACAGCTCGGCACCCGGCGAGAGCAGGCGGCCACGCTATTGCACGACGCCCTGGCGGTGAATCCGGAGATCGTCGCGATCGGCAGCGCGTTCATCCCCCGGGATACCGGCGCCCCGAAGGACGACGACGCCCCGGTAGCGAGGCGTTCGCCGGGAGGCCGCATCGCCATGGAAAGCCACCGGGCCGATCCCGAACCCTACTGGACGGCTCCGTGGTTCGTGCGCGGCCTCAACTGCGATGCCGGATGCTGGCAGCCGCCGTTCCGCACGGCGACACGGCCGGATACCCAGGTGGGCTACACCATCGCCATCCCCGGCAGGTCGGTACCCGTGCAAGGGGTGGTCGAAGCCACGATCAGCCTCGAGTGGCTGCAGGCCCTGCTGGGCTCGCTGGACAAGCCCGCCCATGCCTCGGCGTTCGTGCTCGACAGCGACGGCGAGTTCCTGGCCCACGACTGGCTGTCCTACGTCGGCACCCGGGGCAGCCGCCCCCTGCTCTCGGCGGTGGCCCAGGGTCGAACGCCCGTGCGCATCACGCCGCAGGAGGGCGGGCGGGTCAGCGAGCCGGTCTGGGTGTATTTCGTGCCGATCCGGGGCACCCGCTGGACCATCGGCCTGACCATGCCCGAACGCGAGGTACTGGCCGACCTTCGCCGCACCTACCTCGTGGACCTCGTGCTCGGCATGCTCGCGCTGATCGGGGTGTCGCTGATCGCCCTGACCATCACCCGGCGCCTGATGGCGCCGCTCACGGTGCTGGCCGACCGGGCGGAGAACGTATCCCGCGGCGACCTCGACTTCGTCCTGCCCGACGTGCGCCGCGACGACGAAGTGGGACGGCTCACCCGCGCCTTCGACCAGATGCGGCACCAGCTTTCCGGGCACATCGATTCGGCCAAGCGCGTGGCGCGGGAACAGGAGCGCATCGCCAGCGAGTTGGAGATCGCGCGCCAGATCCAGCTTGCCCTGCTCCCTGCCCCGCACTGGCTGGACGGCGACGGCCGCATCGAACTGCACGCCACGCTGCGCCCCGCGTCGGCCGTGGGCGGCGACCTCTACACCTATTTCGCCCTGGGCGCGCGGCATGTCTGCGTCATGGTGGGCGACGTCTCCGACAAGGGCATCCCGGCGGCGCTGTTCATGGCGCGCACCGTGACCCTCGCCCGCACCCTGGCCACCCATGCCCGCTCGCCGAGCGACATCCTCGAGGCCCTCAACCGGGAACTGTGCAAGGGAAACGACACCTGCATGTTCGTAACCCTGCTCTGCGGCGTGGTGGAAACCGGCACGGGACTGCTCACCCTGGCCAGCGCCGGCCATGAACAGCCGGTGCTGCACGCCGGCGGCAGCGCCTTGCTGGTGGACGTGGAAACCGGTCCCGCCCTCGGCCTCGACCCCGAAGCGAGGTACCCTGTGCGGGTACTCTCGTTACTGGGGGGCGATACCTTGCTCATGTACACCGACGGCGTCAGCGAAGCGCACGCGGGAAACCAGCGGCTCTTCGGGACGGACGCCCTGCTCGAAAGCGTGTCGCGCGTCGATGGCGACGCCACGCCGGAAACCTACGTCGAGCGCGTGCTGCGCGACGTGGACGCCTACGTCGAGGGCGCCGTCGCCTACGACGACATCGCGTTACTCGCGCTCACCTGGCACGAAGGCCGCACGGAAGGAGTCCGGATCGATGCGATTGCGCATTCCTAA
- a CDS encoding ATP-binding protein yields MRLRIPNRLEDVFAALDQAAGHLARHHIDEACRADVRLVLEELLVNIVRHGYPGGRDGEISIFIDIHRDHVQLKLEDDAQPFDARGHELPDLSGDIADREIGGLGLHLIHNIADDLTYVRDGNLNITIARFCPTLPDEPSP; encoded by the coding sequence ATGCGATTGCGCATTCCTAATCGGCTGGAGGACGTCTTCGCCGCCCTGGACCAGGCCGCCGGTCACCTGGCCCGCCATCACATCGACGAGGCCTGCCGTGCCGACGTGCGGCTCGTGCTGGAAGAGCTGCTGGTCAACATCGTCCGTCACGGCTATCCCGGCGGGCGCGACGGCGAGATCAGTATCTTCATCGACATCCATCGCGATCACGTGCAGTTGAAGCTGGAAGACGATGCCCAGCCTTTCGACGCGCGCGGGCACGAGCTCCCGGACTTGTCCGGGGACATCGCCGACCGCGAGATCGGCGGCCTCGGCCTGCACCTGATCCACAACATCGCCGACGACCTGACATACGTCCGCGACGGCAACCTCAACATCACCATCGCGCGCTTCTGCCCGACCCTTCCCGACGAGCCCTCGCCATGA
- a CDS encoding STAS domain-containing protein, with protein MTLTVRSESPTPERSTVWLEGRLDAETFASFDETMRDITPLVDNGGTLVLDLSALDYISSAGLRSLAVLRKQMRDRNGRTLLLNPPPQVRKVFEIVKAVPVAEVFASVAELDQYLDHIQKQLTPPRD; from the coding sequence ATGACCCTCACCGTGCGCAGCGAAAGCCCCACTCCCGAGCGGAGCACCGTCTGGCTCGAGGGGCGCCTCGACGCCGAAACCTTCGCCAGCTTCGACGAGACCATGCGTGACATCACGCCCTTGGTGGACAACGGCGGCACCCTGGTGCTCGACCTGTCCGCGCTCGACTACATCAGCAGCGCGGGATTGCGCAGCCTCGCCGTGTTGCGCAAACAGATGCGCGATCGCAACGGCCGCACGCTGCTGCTCAATCCGCCGCCGCAGGTGAGGAAGGTGTTCGAGATCGTGAAGGCGGTACCGGTGGCCGAAGTGTTCGCCAGCGTCGCCGAGCTGGACCAGTACCTGGACCACATCCAGAAACAACTGACCCCGCCGCGCGACTAA
- the tuf gene encoding elongation factor Tu — protein sequence MAKGKFERTKPHVNVGTIGHVDHGKTTLTAALTKVGAERFGGEFKDYGSIDAAPEEKARGITISTAHVEYESPTRHYGHVDCPGHADYVKNMITGAAQMDGAILVCSAADGPMPQTREHILLSRQVGVPYIVVFLNKADMVDDAELLELVEMEVRELLSKYEFPGDDTPIISGSARLALDGDQSDIGVPAIIKLVDALDTWIPEPQREIDKPFLLPVEDVFSISGRGTVVTGRVERGVIKVGDAAEVVGLRDTQSTTVTGVEMFRKLLDQGQAGDNVGVLVRGLKREDVERGQVLAKPGSVTPHTNFEGEIYVLSKDEGGRHTPFFSNYRPQFYFRTTDVTGSIKLPEGTEMVMPGDNVKITVELGFPIAMDEGLRFAIREGGRTVGAGVVSKIIK from the coding sequence ATGGCAAAGGGTAAGTTCGAACGCACCAAGCCGCACGTCAACGTCGGCACCATCGGCCACGTCGATCACGGCAAGACCACGCTGACGGCTGCCCTGACCAAGGTCGGCGCCGAGCGTTTCGGTGGCGAATTCAAGGATTACGGCTCGATCGACGCCGCGCCGGAAGAGAAGGCTCGTGGCATCACGATCTCGACCGCCCACGTCGAATACGAATCGCCGACCCGTCACTACGGTCACGTCGATTGCCCGGGCCACGCCGACTACGTCAAGAACATGATCACCGGTGCCGCCCAGATGGACGGCGCGATCCTGGTGTGCTCGGCCGCCGACGGCCCGATGCCGCAGACCCGTGAGCACATCCTGCTCTCGCGTCAGGTCGGCGTGCCGTACATCGTGGTGTTCCTGAACAAGGCCGACATGGTCGACGACGCCGAGCTTCTCGAGCTCGTCGAGATGGAAGTCCGCGAACTGCTTTCGAAGTACGAGTTCCCGGGTGACGACACCCCGATCATCTCGGGTTCGGCTCGTCTCGCCCTCGACGGCGACCAGTCCGACATCGGCGTGCCGGCCATCATCAAGCTGGTCGATGCGCTCGACACCTGGATCCCGGAGCCGCAGCGCGAAATCGACAAGCCGTTCCTGCTGCCGGTCGAAGACGTGTTCTCGATCTCGGGTCGCGGCACGGTGGTGACGGGTCGCGTCGAGCGCGGCGTCATCAAGGTCGGCGACGCGGCTGAAGTCGTGGGTCTGCGTGATACGCAGAGCACCACGGTGACCGGCGTCGAAATGTTCCGCAAGCTGCTCGACCAGGGTCAGGCCGGTGACAACGTCGGCGTGCTGGTCCGCGGTCTGAAGCGTGAAGACGTCGAGCGCGGCCAGGTGCTGGCCAAGCCGGGTTCGGTCACCCCGCACACGAACTTCGAAGGCGAGATCTACGTGCTTTCGAAGGACGAAGGCGGTCGCCACACCCCGTTCTTCAGCAACTACCGTCCGCAGTTCTACTTCCGTACCACGGACGTGACGGGCTCCATCAAGCTGCCGGAAGGCACCGAGATGGTGATGCCGGGCGACAACGTGAAGATCACGGTCGAGCTGGGCTTCCCGATCGCCATGGACGAAGGTCTGCGCTTCGCTATTCGCGAAGGTGGCCGTACCGTCGGCGCCGGCGTGGTGTCGAAGATCATCAAGTAA
- the rplK gene encoding 50S ribosomal protein L11 — translation MAKKVIGYIKLQVKAGQANPSPPVGPALGQRGLNIMEFCKAFNAATQKLEPGLPIPVVITAYSDRTFTFITKTPPASILLKKITGVAKGSQKPNTDKVGKVTRAQLEDIAKQKEPDLTAADLDAAVRTIAGSARSMGLVVEG, via the coding sequence ATGGCAAAGAAAGTCATTGGTTACATCAAGTTGCAGGTAAAGGCCGGTCAGGCCAACCCGTCGCCGCCGGTCGGTCCGGCGCTCGGTCAGCGCGGTCTGAACATCATGGAGTTCTGCAAGGCCTTCAACGCCGCCACGCAGAAGCTCGAGCCGGGTCTCCCGATCCCGGTCGTGATCACCGCCTACTCCGACCGTACCTTCACCTTCATCACGAAGACCCCGCCGGCCTCGATCCTCCTCAAGAAGATCACGGGCGTGGCCAAGGGCTCGCAGAAGCCGAACACCGACAAGGTGGGCAAGGTCACCCGCGCCCAGCTCGAGGACATCGCGAAGCAGAAGGAGCCGGATCTCACGGCTGCCGATCTCGATGCCGCCGTGCGTACCATCGCCGGCAGCGCGCGTTCCATGGGTCTGGTGGTGGAGGGTTAA
- the nusG gene encoding transcription termination/antitermination protein NusG, with the protein MSKRWYVVHAYSGFEQQVRKALEERVKREGMEEKFGEILVPTEEVIEMRGGQKRRSERKFFPGYVLVQIETDTSGKTPRIDDECWHLVKETPKVMGFIGGTADRPHPIRDSEADNILSRVREGVEKPRPKVLFEPGEMVRVTDGPFNDFNGVVEEVNYEKSRLRVAVLIFGRSTPVELEFGQVEKA; encoded by the coding sequence ATGAGCAAACGCTGGTACGTCGTTCACGCCTATTCGGGGTTCGAGCAGCAGGTTCGCAAGGCCCTCGAAGAGCGCGTCAAGCGCGAGGGTATGGAAGAGAAGTTCGGTGAAATCCTGGTTCCGACCGAGGAAGTCATCGAAATGCGCGGCGGCCAGAAGCGCCGCAGCGAGCGCAAGTTCTTCCCTGGCTATGTTCTCGTCCAGATCGAAACCGATACCAGCGGCAAGACGCCGCGTATCGACGACGAATGCTGGCATTTGGTCAAGGAAACCCCGAAGGTCATGGGTTTCATCGGCGGTACTGCCGATCGTCCGCATCCGATTCGTGACAGCGAGGCCGACAACATCCTGAGCCGCGTGCGCGAGGGTGTCGAAAAGCCCCGTCCCAAGGTGCTCTTCGAGCCGGGCGAGATGGTTCGCGTCACCGATGGTCCGTTCAACGACTTCAACGGCGTGGTCGAAGAGGTCAACTACGAAAAGAGTCGTCTCCGCGTCGCGGTGCTCATTTTCGGTCGTTCCACCCCGGTCGAACTCGAGTTCGGCCAGGTCGAGAAGGCCTGA
- a CDS encoding acyl-CoA thioesterase has protein sequence MSGTQREVEFRFLAQPTDVNFGGKVHGGMAMKWLDQAGYACAVGWSGAYCVTVSVSGIQFLAPILIGDLVTVRARLIHTGTSSMHLAVDILARDLRSGEQRLATSCVMVFVAMDKADGGKPTPVPPWTPVEARDLKLQEYALKLMEMSRAMEPLVIATREA, from the coding sequence ATGTCCGGTACCCAGCGCGAAGTCGAGTTCCGTTTTCTGGCCCAGCCCACCGACGTCAATTTCGGCGGCAAGGTCCATGGAGGGATGGCGATGAAATGGCTCGACCAGGCCGGTTACGCCTGCGCCGTCGGCTGGAGCGGGGCATATTGCGTCACGGTGTCGGTCAGCGGCATCCAGTTCCTGGCCCCGATCCTCATCGGCGACCTGGTCACGGTGCGCGCCCGCCTCATCCACACCGGCACCTCGAGCATGCATCTGGCCGTCGACATCCTCGCCCGCGACCTGCGTAGCGGCGAACAGCGTCTGGCGACCAGCTGCGTGATGGTCTTCGTGGCCATGGACAAGGCCGACGGCGGCAAGCCCACGCCGGTGCCGCCCTGGACGCCGGTGGAGGCGAGGGATCTCAAGCTGCAGGAGTACGCCCTGAAGCTCATGGAGATGTCGCGGGCGATGGAGCCGCTCGTGATAGCCACCCGCGAGGCCTGA